One window of Microcoleus vaginatus PCC 9802 genomic DNA carries:
- a CDS encoding UbiX family flavin prenyltransferase produces MTNNYPLIVGVTGASGLIYAVRTLKFMLEADRAIELVASKSTYMVWQSEQNTRMPAEPTLQEEFWREQAGVPTMGKLRCHPWQDVGANIASGSFRTQGMIIIPCSMSTLGKLAAGLSSDLLERAADVQLKEGRKLVLVPRETPFSLIHLRNLTTLAEAGARIVPAIPAWYHNPQTIEDLVDFVVARALDQLGIDCVPLKRWKEEE; encoded by the coding sequence ATGACGAATAATTACCCCCTGATTGTAGGAGTTACCGGTGCATCGGGACTGATTTATGCGGTGCGAACTCTGAAGTTTATGTTGGAGGCCGATCGCGCTATTGAACTGGTCGCTTCCAAGTCTACTTACATGGTTTGGCAAAGCGAACAGAACACGCGAATGCCCGCAGAACCGACGCTTCAAGAGGAATTCTGGCGGGAACAAGCAGGAGTACCCACAATGGGTAAACTTCGGTGCCATCCTTGGCAAGATGTCGGTGCTAATATTGCTAGTGGCTCCTTTCGTACCCAAGGGATGATCATTATTCCCTGTAGCATGAGTACGCTGGGCAAATTGGCGGCTGGCTTGAGTTCGGATTTGCTCGAAAGAGCGGCCGACGTTCAGCTCAAGGAAGGGAGAAAATTGGTACTCGTGCCTCGCGAAACGCCTTTTAGCTTGATTCACCTGCGGAATTTGACTACCTTGGCAGAAGCTGGAGCTAGAATTGTACCAGCGATTCCTGCTTGGTATCACAATCCGCAAACTATTGAAGATTTGGTAGACTTTGTGGTGGCTCGCGCTTTAGACCAGTTGGGGATTGATTGCGTTCCTCTCAAACGCTGGAAGGAAGAAGAGTAG
- a CDS encoding RNB domain-containing ribonuclease, protein MEFSIAALLANFTEDKLVAPKALEKKLDCNDATSQLKLQIALEALEKIGILVKDKGRYRRVAEDDVVEAKLRCSSKGFCFAIQDAEGSEDVYVRESHLSTAWNGDRVLVKIIKEGSRRRSPEGEVMLILERANPSVLARVKQTATPTGRVSYRAIPLDDRLLFELDLLANGTNLQEAIDHLVHVEVKRYPLGTHRPVGKVVQVLGSDAEAADDLDIVCCKHDLPRSFPAAVIKAAENLPSKVKKTDIKKRLDLRNILTVSFSKNEPGTTNNDAPQTQEEKLSEGGAENEFDPTSFLSDPPVERALSIETRKSGGWQVGIHISDAAEYVQPETPIDREARKRGTAAHLGEKIIAVLPAILNERCSLLPDTERLTFSILLTLDESGELLEYEIQASVIQIDYHLTYQQAQAILEPGDAEDHPLSSALRPFLDQIGAASQAARQARLKRGAFELNLPDANSHFDDEGELGAFATAPPAQSAVSELVVLANQAVAAHLQALGVPAIYRVQPMPDPADIQEFIKLSNNLGGELYLETEEEVLPLDFQRFTQQFAGLKSERVLTYLLEDTMKPAVYSTTPKPHFGLGLSEGYTRCTSPLSRYADLLVLRVLQAVFEQGRSSRTTRAKEKVDLHHSSCHGQITWNVLPPDLHHEFETEFASAVVHLTERERVAEDAESDLQGLKKTGLMKERTGQTFQGLITGVQSYGFFVEIEVRPPESDILRVEGLVHVSSLKDDWYEYRSRQQTLVGRKNRNQYRLGDRVEVQVKSVDYYRQQIDLVAVGGGSQAFDDDE, encoded by the coding sequence ATGGAATTTTCTATCGCTGCACTGCTGGCAAATTTTACAGAAGACAAATTAGTGGCTCCTAAAGCATTGGAGAAAAAACTCGACTGCAACGACGCCACCAGTCAACTCAAACTTCAAATCGCATTAGAAGCTCTAGAGAAAATTGGCATATTAGTCAAAGACAAAGGCCGGTATCGCCGAGTAGCTGAAGACGACGTAGTAGAAGCAAAACTGCGCTGTTCGAGCAAAGGATTTTGCTTTGCAATTCAAGACGCCGAAGGCTCAGAAGACGTTTACGTGCGGGAAAGTCACCTCTCGACAGCTTGGAACGGCGATCGAGTTTTAGTCAAAATCATCAAAGAAGGTAGCCGCCGCCGATCGCCCGAAGGCGAAGTCATGCTCATCCTCGAACGCGCCAACCCCTCGGTACTGGCGCGAGTCAAGCAAACCGCCACCCCCACCGGCCGCGTCAGCTACAGAGCAATCCCCCTGGACGATCGCCTGTTGTTTGAACTAGACTTGCTCGCAAATGGCACAAATCTCCAAGAAGCGATCGACCACCTAGTACACGTCGAAGTCAAACGCTACCCCCTCGGCACACATCGCCCAGTCGGCAAAGTAGTACAGGTACTCGGTTCCGACGCCGAAGCCGCTGACGACCTCGACATCGTATGCTGCAAACACGATTTGCCGCGATCGTTCCCCGCCGCCGTCATCAAAGCAGCCGAAAATTTGCCCAGCAAAGTCAAAAAAACCGACATCAAAAAACGCCTAGATTTGCGTAACATCCTGACTGTTAGCTTCAGCAAAAACGAACCGGGAACAACCAACAACGATGCCCCCCAAACCCAGGAGGAAAAACTCTCCGAGGGAGGAGCCGAAAACGAGTTTGACCCGACATCATTCCTCTCCGATCCGCCAGTGGAACGCGCTTTGTCGATCGAAACCCGCAAGTCTGGCGGCTGGCAAGTAGGAATCCACATCAGCGACGCCGCCGAGTACGTACAGCCAGAAACCCCGATCGACCGCGAAGCCCGCAAGCGAGGCACCGCCGCCCATCTGGGAGAAAAAATCATCGCCGTACTCCCAGCAATCCTCAACGAGCGTTGCTCTCTGCTGCCAGATACCGAACGGCTGACCTTCAGCATACTGCTCACCCTAGACGAATCTGGAGAACTCTTAGAATACGAAATTCAAGCCAGCGTCATTCAAATTGACTACCACCTCACCTACCAGCAAGCTCAAGCAATTCTCGAACCAGGCGATGCCGAAGATCACCCTTTATCATCTGCCCTCCGTCCTTTCCTCGATCAAATTGGGGCCGCCTCACAGGCAGCGAGACAGGCAAGGCTAAAGCGAGGAGCTTTTGAACTAAATTTGCCCGATGCTAACTCTCACTTCGACGACGAAGGCGAATTAGGAGCTTTTGCAACAGCTCCCCCCGCTCAGTCGGCTGTCTCCGAGTTAGTCGTACTCGCCAACCAAGCTGTCGCCGCCCACCTGCAAGCCTTGGGAGTCCCAGCAATTTACCGCGTCCAGCCGATGCCAGACCCGGCAGACATTCAAGAGTTCATCAAACTCTCCAACAACCTCGGAGGCGAACTGTATCTCGAAACCGAAGAAGAAGTTTTGCCCTTGGACTTTCAGCGATTTACCCAGCAGTTTGCCGGCCTTAAGTCGGAAAGAGTTCTCACCTACCTGCTAGAAGACACCATGAAGCCCGCTGTTTACAGCACCACTCCCAAGCCGCACTTCGGTTTGGGGCTGTCAGAGGGTTACACGCGGTGCACTTCGCCGCTTTCCCGCTACGCCGATTTGCTGGTGCTGCGGGTGTTGCAAGCGGTGTTCGAGCAAGGCCGCAGCAGCCGCACAACACGGGCTAAGGAAAAAGTTGACTTGCACCATTCCTCCTGTCACGGTCAAATTACTTGGAATGTTCTCCCGCCAGATTTGCACCACGAATTTGAGACAGAGTTTGCATCGGCCGTGGTACACCTGACGGAACGCGAAAGGGTTGCTGAGGATGCCGAAAGCGATTTGCAGGGATTGAAGAAAACCGGATTGATGAAAGAACGCACCGGGCAAACTTTCCAGGGTTTGATTACAGGGGTGCAGTCTTATGGTTTCTTTGTGGAAATTGAGGTGCGGCCGCCGGAGAGCGACATCCTGCGAGTTGAAGGACTGGTACACGTTTCTTCACTGAAGGATGACTGGTACGAATATCGATCGCGCCAGCAAACTCTGGTGGGCCGGAAAAACCGCAATCAGTACCGTTTGGGCGATCGGGTGGAAGTTCAAGTCAAGAGTGTGGATTACTACCGCCAGCAAATTGATTTAGTTGCAGTTGGTGGCGGCAGTCAAGCTTTTGATGATGATGAATAA
- the clpP gene encoding ATP-dependent Clp endopeptidase proteolytic subunit ClpP, protein MIPTVIEQSGRGERAFDIYSRLLRDRIVFLGQQVDSDLANLIVAQLLFLDAEDPEKDIYLYINSPGGSVTAGMGIFDTMNHIRPDICTICLGLAASMGAFLLSAGAKGKRMSLPHSRIMIHQPLGGAQGQATDIEIQAKEILYHKRRLNEHLANHTGQPLSRIEEDTERDFFMSAEEAKDYGLVDQVIDRRPSASRPIAAVV, encoded by the coding sequence ATGATCCCAACCGTTATAGAACAATCCGGTCGCGGCGAACGCGCCTTTGACATCTACTCGCGACTGCTGCGCGATCGCATCGTCTTCTTGGGCCAACAGGTTGACTCTGACTTAGCTAACCTGATCGTTGCCCAATTGCTATTTTTAGACGCCGAAGACCCGGAGAAAGATATTTACCTCTATATCAACTCCCCAGGGGGTTCGGTAACAGCAGGTATGGGCATTTTTGACACGATGAACCACATCCGCCCCGACATTTGCACTATTTGTCTCGGTTTGGCCGCCAGCATGGGCGCTTTTCTGTTGAGTGCCGGCGCTAAAGGCAAGCGGATGAGTTTGCCTCACTCCCGGATTATGATCCACCAACCTCTAGGCGGAGCTCAAGGACAAGCAACGGATATTGAAATTCAGGCTAAAGAGATTTTGTACCACAAACGCCGCCTGAACGAACATCTTGCCAACCATACCGGTCAGCCGCTTTCTCGCATTGAAGAAGATACCGAACGGGATTTCTTCATGTCCGCTGAAGAAGCAAAGGACTACGGATTAGTCGATCAAGTGATCGATCGCCGTCCTTCCGCCAGCCGCCCGATCGCCGCTGTCGTCTAA
- a CDS encoding PAS domain S-box protein, with amino-acid sequence MGESTDSTLTFGIKANSDAGCGTGSILFNRHSRGQQTAFSSVFFSEVGCVIDAVDEAAPQNLLAGDSEMAMRMRSHDWSQTPLGAVETWSDSLKTAVQILLTELDRTQHPEKTQLESDLPQKRPSTDALHQTAQADAFRVKLTNALRPLTDANEIQATAARVLGESLGASRVIYVEVLPGGKEVIVHKNYTNGVAELSGLYNLEDFGRNLTDDHKAGRTAIVPDVANYPKYTASQKVSYQAIDIAAHIDVPLIKNDQFVALLAVHQANPRQWMEDEARRVEETAEQTWAAIERARAEAALRQSRTELEQQLRKFDAIVTAIPDFIYTFDLAGRFTYISPGLLDLWQKTSDEALGKNFFELDYPTDLATRLQHQIQQVIETCQLLKDETPYTSAIGTRTYEYIFVPLLGGINGAIEAVAGVMRDITDGKRVEQALRQSEEQTRNILESIAEAFFALDENWRFTYVNRSAGTLLDRTPRDLIGKNLWEEYPGLIGNDWEQIHWIAMRDRVAASKTALYPDHARWYEVRTYPAPNGITVYFKNVTEQIQTAATLRQSEERYRSLFESIDQSFCLCEMLFDENGEPIDYRFLEVNPIFEKMTRLQDAVGKRVRELVPDLEAHWFDIYGKVVQTGESVRFENQSAAMNQWFDVNAFRVGEPQNHQFALLFTDTSERKRAEEILQRAAEFDAFRVSLTDALRPLADPVEIQATASRVLGEYLGANRVAYFEVRGADYVVERDYINGALGMAGNYSIDSFGPKLLAAYRTGRAVSASDVEADPNLSPDQRSAYAAIEIGAYIGIPLVKEGEFVAGLAVHTSEPRAWTLDEVSLAEEVAERTWAAVERARAEAALRDSEELKQRILESSQDCIKVLTLDSEIVYINPGGFCLLEIDDPSLVLNTCWQDIWQGKYYENAKAAIAAAKAGKVGQLQAYLPTCKGTPKWWDIIITPVRNTTGEVTQLLAISRDITKQKQAETELELMLAQEQVARESADRANRIKDEFLAVLSHELRSPLNPILGWSKLLQQRKFDAAKTAMALQTIERNARLQVQLIDDLLDISRILRGKLILTVMPVDLSKVISEALETVRLAAEAKAIQIDTTILPSVGIVIGDAGRLQQVVWNLLSNAVKFTPHQGQVAITLAFDETHAQIQVTDTGKGIRSDFLPYVFEHFRQEDGATTRKFGGLGLGLAIVRQIVELHGGTVAVDSLGEGQGATFTVRLPLAPRSQELPAIIEQPSDSTGDLSGIHILVVDDEADSREFVAFVLEQAGAIVTSVASAAKALQAFSQAVPQILVSDIGMPEMDGYMLMRQIRSLPLEQGGQIPALALTAYAGEMDLKQAIAAGFQRHLAKPIDPEAVIAIVTELVCSCS; translated from the coding sequence TTGGGAGAATCGACGGATTCAACCCTCACCTTTGGCATTAAGGCAAATTCGGACGCTGGTTGCGGAACTGGGTCAATCCTCTTCAATCGTCATTCCAGAGGGCAGCAAACAGCTTTTAGCTCAGTATTTTTCAGCGAGGTAGGATGTGTGATTGATGCGGTAGATGAGGCTGCTCCTCAAAATTTATTGGCAGGCGATAGTGAGATGGCGATGCGGATGCGATCGCACGATTGGTCGCAAACACCACTGGGGGCGGTCGAAACCTGGTCGGACAGCCTGAAAACGGCCGTGCAAATCCTGTTGACCGAACTCGATCGCACCCAGCACCCAGAAAAGACGCAGCTAGAATCCGATCTGCCACAGAAACGCCCATCAACAGATGCCTTGCATCAAACTGCCCAAGCCGATGCGTTTCGAGTTAAGCTCACCAATGCGCTGCGCCCGCTGACTGATGCCAATGAGATTCAGGCAACCGCTGCCCGTGTTCTGGGCGAGTCTCTAGGAGCAAGCCGCGTCATTTACGTTGAAGTGTTACCCGGCGGCAAAGAGGTTATCGTTCATAAAAACTACACGAACGGTGTTGCCGAACTGAGCGGGCTGTACAATCTGGAGGACTTCGGACGCAACCTGACAGACGACCATAAAGCGGGGCGAACAGCGATCGTTCCCGATGTGGCAAACTACCCTAAATACACAGCAAGCCAGAAGGTAAGTTATCAAGCAATTGATATTGCCGCGCACATTGATGTGCCGCTGATCAAGAACGATCAATTTGTCGCGTTGTTGGCGGTGCATCAGGCAAACCCTCGCCAGTGGATGGAAGATGAGGCAAGACGAGTCGAGGAAACCGCAGAGCAGACGTGGGCAGCCATCGAGCGTGCCCGTGCCGAAGCCGCATTACGCCAGAGCCGCACCGAACTTGAACAGCAACTGCGGAAATTCGATGCGATCGTAACTGCAATTCCCGATTTTATTTACACCTTCGATTTGGCGGGACGGTTCACTTATATCAGTCCAGGGTTGCTCGATCTTTGGCAGAAAACTTCGGATGAAGCTTTGGGAAAGAACTTTTTCGAGCTAGATTATCCAACCGATTTAGCGACCCGACTTCAACATCAGATTCAACAAGTCATCGAGACGTGCCAGTTGCTCAAAGACGAAACGCCCTACACTAGCGCCATCGGCACGCGCACCTATGAATACATTTTCGTGCCACTTTTAGGAGGCATAAACGGTGCAATAGAAGCAGTGGCAGGCGTGATGCGAGACATCACCGATGGCAAACGGGTAGAGCAAGCCTTGCGCCAAAGCGAGGAGCAGACTCGGAATATTCTGGAGAGCATCGCTGAAGCGTTTTTTGCCCTGGATGAAAACTGGCGGTTCACCTACGTCAATCGATCTGCCGGGACACTGCTCGATCGCACTCCAAGGGATTTGATTGGCAAGAATTTATGGGAAGAATATCCAGGACTGATTGGCAATGATTGGGAGCAGATTCACTGGATCGCCATGCGCGATCGTGTGGCTGCGTCAAAGACCGCGCTTTACCCGGATCACGCTCGTTGGTACGAAGTTCGCACCTACCCCGCCCCAAACGGCATCACCGTTTATTTCAAGAATGTTACCGAGCAGATTCAAACTGCCGCAACCCTGCGTCAATCCGAAGAACGCTACCGCAGTCTATTTGAGTCGATCGACCAAAGCTTTTGCCTCTGCGAAATGCTGTTTGACGAGAACGGTGAACCGATTGATTATCGCTTTCTGGAAGTCAATCCGATCTTTGAAAAGATGACGCGACTTCAGGATGCAGTCGGGAAAAGGGTGCGGGAACTGGTTCCAGATCTGGAAGCGCACTGGTTTGATATCTATGGCAAAGTCGTGCAGACTGGTGAATCTGTGCGGTTTGAGAATCAATCCGCTGCGATGAATCAGTGGTTTGATGTCAACGCTTTTCGCGTCGGCGAACCGCAAAATCATCAGTTTGCCCTCTTGTTCACTGATACAAGCGAACGCAAACGGGCAGAAGAAATTTTGCAGCGAGCCGCCGAATTCGATGCTTTCCGTGTTTCTCTGACCGACGCGCTGCGTCCGCTTGCCGACCCAGTGGAGATTCAGGCTACGGCCAGCCGTGTGCTGGGTGAATATCTCGGCGCAAACCGGGTGGCATACTTTGAGGTTCGCGGTGCTGATTACGTCGTTGAGCGTGATTATATCAATGGAGCCTTAGGGATGGCTGGCAACTATTCGATTGATTCGTTCGGGCCGAAGCTGCTCGCAGCATACCGCACTGGTCGCGCCGTGTCCGCATCTGATGTGGAAGCCGATCCCAACCTATCTCCAGATCAGCGATCGGCCTACGCCGCGATCGAGATTGGGGCATACATCGGCATACCCCTGGTCAAGGAGGGCGAGTTCGTAGCGGGGCTGGCAGTCCACACATCCGAGCCGCGAGCTTGGACACTGGACGAGGTGTCCCTGGCGGAAGAAGTGGCCGAGCGCACTTGGGCGGCAGTCGAACGCGCCCGCGCCGAAGCAGCCTTGCGAGACAGTGAGGAGCTAAAGCAACGCATACTCGAAAGCAGCCAAGATTGCATTAAAGTCTTAACGCTCGATAGCGAAATCGTCTATATCAATCCAGGCGGATTCTGCTTGTTGGAAATCGACGATCCGTCACTCGTTCTAAACACCTGTTGGCAAGATATCTGGCAAGGTAAATATTATGAAAATGCCAAGGCCGCGATCGCGGCTGCCAAAGCAGGCAAAGTCGGTCAGTTGCAAGCCTATCTTCCCACTTGCAAGGGCACACCAAAGTGGTGGGACATCATTATCACACCCGTGCGGAATACCACTGGAGAAGTGACGCAACTTTTAGCAATTTCACGTGATATCACGAAGCAAAAGCAAGCTGAAACTGAACTGGAACTAATGCTGGCGCAAGAGCAAGTTGCACGAGAATCTGCCGATCGCGCCAACCGGATCAAAGATGAGTTTTTGGCGGTGCTGTCCCATGAATTGCGATCGCCACTCAATCCGATTCTCGGCTGGTCAAAACTATTGCAGCAGAGAAAATTCGACGCGGCAAAAACCGCAATGGCATTACAGACGATCGAGCGTAACGCCCGACTCCAAGTGCAACTCATTGACGATTTGCTCGACATCTCTAGGATTTTGCGCGGCAAACTGATTTTAACCGTGATGCCCGTCGATCTGAGTAAAGTCATCTCAGAAGCCCTGGAAACCGTTCGCTTGGCCGCAGAAGCGAAAGCCATTCAAATTGACACAACGATTTTACCCAGTGTTGGCATCGTAATCGGCGATGCTGGGCGGTTGCAGCAGGTGGTTTGGAATCTGTTGTCTAACGCAGTCAAATTCACACCTCACCAGGGACAAGTCGCTATCACTCTAGCTTTCGATGAAACCCACGCTCAAATTCAAGTTACCGATACTGGAAAAGGGATTCGCTCTGATTTCCTGCCCTATGTCTTCGAGCATTTCCGGCAAGAAGATGGAGCTACCACCCGCAAATTTGGCGGCTTGGGATTAGGACTGGCGATCGTGCGGCAAATTGTGGAATTGCATGGGGGAACAGTCGCGGTTGATAGCCTTGGTGAAGGACAAGGAGCTACGTTTACAGTTCGCCTTCCGCTTGCGCCTCGCTCTCAGGAATTGCCAGCGATCATCGAGCAGCCATCCGACTCAACCGGAGATTTAAGCGGCATTCATATCTTAGTCGTGGATGATGAGGCAGACTCACGCGAGTTTGTGGCGTTTGTTTTAGAACAAGCGGGGGCGATCGTCACCAGCGTTGCTTCTGCAGCCAAAGCACTGCAAGCATTTTCCCAAGCGGTTCCACAGATCCTTGTCAGTGATATTGGGATGCCAGAAATGGATGGCTATATGCTGATGCGTCAGATTCGCAGTCTGCCGCTTGAGCAAGGCGGACAAATTCCAGCGCTCGCCCTGACGGCTTATGCTGGGGAGATGGATCTAAAGCAAGCGATCGCCGCAGGCTTTCAACGTCACCTTGCCAAACCTATTGATCCAGAGGCAGTGATTGCGATCGTCACCGAATTAGTATGCTCTTGTAGTTAA
- a CDS encoding DUF1624 domain-containing protein, which yields MRFKSLDVFRGIAIASMILVNNPGSWEQVYPPLDHAEWHGCTPTDLIFPFFLFIVGCAMSFSLSKYTQNYPQTGIETSKITQTKEKSESAKNPLPSSLFLLPYSNIYWRIARRAAILFILGLLLNTSSIALDVLLNSAPVENFGKIRIMGVLQRIGLAYFISAIAIINLSPRNQKLLAVAVLLGYWAALTVFAVGGYTAGELTPEGNLGGYVDRLILGSQHLYKGGPFDPEGLLSTLPAVVTVLIGYFTGEWLRVQPIKTRTSINLAICGLSCVVIGRLWGFLFPINKQLWTSSYVVFTAGWALLLLATCYETIEVRDWKWGRPCEIMGLNAIFLFVASGIVARILLKTHIYTGQNASTTYTWIYENWFVPWAGPLNGSLAFAVTAVLFWWLILYGMYRGGWAIKI from the coding sequence ATGCGCTTCAAATCCCTTGATGTTTTTCGCGGAATTGCGATCGCCTCCATGATTCTAGTCAACAACCCCGGTAGTTGGGAACAGGTGTATCCACCGCTAGATCACGCAGAATGGCACGGCTGCACCCCGACAGACTTAATATTTCCGTTTTTCTTGTTCATCGTTGGCTGCGCGATGTCTTTCTCCCTGTCTAAATATACTCAAAATTATCCACAAACCGGAATAGAAACCTCAAAAATTACACAAACAAAAGAAAAATCAGAATCCGCCAAAAACCCTCTTCCTTCTTCCTTATTCCTTCTTCCTTATTCAAATATTTACTGGCGAATTGCGCGCCGCGCCGCGATTCTATTTATATTAGGATTGCTGCTAAATACATCTTCGATCGCCCTTGACGTACTTCTCAACAGCGCCCCAGTGGAAAACTTCGGTAAAATCCGCATCATGGGAGTATTGCAGCGCATCGGCTTAGCTTATTTCATTAGTGCGATCGCCATTATCAACCTTTCCCCCCGCAATCAAAAACTGCTCGCTGTTGCGGTACTTTTGGGCTATTGGGCTGCCTTAACCGTATTTGCTGTAGGGGGGTACACTGCCGGTGAACTCACGCCAGAAGGAAATTTAGGAGGATATGTCGATCGGCTAATTCTCGGTAGCCAACACCTGTACAAAGGTGGCCCCTTCGACCCCGAAGGATTGTTGAGTACCTTACCCGCAGTTGTCACAGTCCTGATCGGCTACTTTACAGGAGAATGGCTCCGCGTCCAGCCAATCAAAACCCGCACCAGTATCAACTTAGCAATCTGCGGCCTCAGTTGCGTGGTAATCGGCCGTTTGTGGGGATTTTTATTTCCGATCAACAAACAACTTTGGACGAGTTCTTATGTAGTTTTTACTGCTGGTTGGGCCTTGCTATTGCTAGCAACTTGCTACGAAACAATTGAAGTGCGGGATTGGAAATGGGGGCGACCGTGTGAAATCATGGGATTGAATGCTATTTTCCTGTTTGTTGCTTCCGGTATTGTCGCCAGAATTCTTCTAAAAACCCATATCTATACTGGTCAAAATGCTTCAACAACCTACACTTGGATTTATGAAAACTGGTTTGTGCCGTGGGCGGGGCCGCTGAATGGTTCCCTAGCATTTGCCGTGACTGCAGTCTTATTTTGGTGGTTAATTTTGTATGGAATGTACCGAGGTGGTTGGGCGATAAAAATTTGA
- a CDS encoding response regulator, which produces MSEASKNLLAVGEDELIAAGDDELIFAEEDEVEQKPLEESWKILIVDDEIEIHNITKLALNDFKFEGKSITFISAYSGKEAKEIIQDNYDIALILLDVVMETEEAGLEVVKYIRDILNNQVVRIILRTGQPGQVPEDVVIVSYDINDYKTKTELTNKKLFTTVVTALRAFRSLNQIESSKSELEKIAAASARFVPREFLKFLKRESIVDARLGDSVQAEMTIMFADIRSFTSLSESMSPRENFEFLNSYLSRVGPVIREYNGFIDKYIGDGIMALFPNRAEDAVQAAIEMQKQVKIYNRHRQNSGYQPISIGIGLHTGTLMLGTIGEAERMESTVISDAVNLASRVEGLTKLYGVAIVASVQTLCRIDDPQHYKCRFLDRVQVKGKQTPVAVFEIYDGDSPTMIELKAQTQTYFEQGIFFHYQQQFAQARQMFLRVLQVNKYDKAAAFYAERCEMLMKNAVIMTLEGIEI; this is translated from the coding sequence ATGTCAGAAGCTAGTAAAAACCTGTTGGCTGTTGGTGAGGACGAATTAATCGCCGCGGGCGACGATGAATTAATATTTGCCGAGGAAGACGAGGTGGAACAAAAACCGCTAGAAGAAAGTTGGAAAATATTAATTGTAGATGATGAAATAGAAATTCACAATATTACTAAGCTAGCGTTAAACGATTTTAAATTTGAAGGAAAAAGTATAACCTTTATCAGCGCTTACTCAGGAAAAGAAGCTAAAGAAATAATCCAAGATAACTACGACATAGCATTGATTTTACTCGATGTAGTTATGGAAACAGAAGAAGCCGGCTTGGAAGTAGTTAAATACATCCGCGATATTTTAAATAATCAAGTAGTGCGGATTATTTTACGCACTGGACAGCCGGGGCAAGTACCAGAAGATGTGGTAATTGTCAGCTACGATATCAATGATTACAAAACCAAAACAGAACTTACTAACAAAAAATTATTTACCACAGTAGTCACCGCACTGAGAGCATTTAGATCACTCAATCAAATCGAATCCAGCAAAAGCGAACTAGAAAAAATTGCAGCCGCATCAGCCCGCTTTGTACCCCGTGAATTTTTGAAATTTCTCAAAAGAGAAAGCATCGTTGATGCCAGACTAGGAGACTCTGTACAAGCAGAAATGACAATTATGTTTGCCGACATTCGCTCATTTACAAGTCTGTCAGAAAGTATGTCTCCCCGAGAAAACTTTGAATTTCTTAACTCTTACTTAAGCCGAGTTGGCCCAGTTATCCGCGAGTACAACGGTTTTATAGATAAATACATTGGTGACGGGATTATGGCTTTGTTTCCTAACAGGGCTGAAGATGCTGTGCAAGCAGCAATTGAGATGCAGAAGCAAGTGAAAATTTATAACAGACACAGGCAAAACAGTGGCTATCAACCTATTTCGATAGGGATTGGCTTGCATACGGGGACTTTAATGTTAGGTACGATTGGCGAAGCGGAACGAATGGAAAGTACGGTGATTTCTGATGCCGTTAATTTAGCTTCCCGCGTGGAAGGATTGACAAAGCTTTATGGGGTGGCTATTGTAGCTAGCGTCCAAACCCTTTGCCGCATAGACGATCCTCAACATTACAAGTGCCGGTTTCTCGATCGCGTTCAAGTAAAAGGAAAACAAACACCAGTTGCTGTATTTGAAATTTACGATGGCGACTCGCCGACAATGATCGAACTAAAAGCACAAACCCAAACTTATTTTGAACAGGGAATTTTTTTTCACTACCAGCAGCAATTCGCGCAAGCAAGGCAAATGTTTCTGCGCGTCTTGCAAGTCAACAAGTATGATAAGGCAGCAGCTTTTTATGCAGAACGCTGCGAGATGTTGATGAAGAATGCAGTCATTATGACTCTGGAAGGGATAGAGATATAG